The window GTATATTCACCAAGTAGAGGATTTGCATCTGATACCTGGTGTGGCTCAGGCGGTGCGACAACTCAACGATCGACAGATGTTTTGCTGTCTCGTCTCCAACCAATCTGGCCCCGCCAGAGGCTACTATCCGGCTAGTCATGTTGATGCCCTGCATTTGCGCCTAGCGCAGCTACTCCAGGCTGAAGCTGGGGCGCATTTAGATGCTTTGTATTACTGCCCTTATCTGTCTCCAGAAGAAGGAGGAACGAATCCAGAATTTACCCGTTGGAGTACCTGGCGCAAGCCAAATACTGGAATGTTGGTGGCGGCTGCTTGGGAACACGACCTTGACATAACAAGTAGCTTTATGGTGGGGGACAAAGCCACAGATATTGACATGGCGCACAATGCTGGTTGTACGGGGATTTTAGTGCAAACAGGCTTTGGCGATCGCGTCCTCACTGGTGATTACCAGCACCACACCAAACCCGATTACATCGCCCCAGATTTAGCAGCTGCCGTTGACATCATACTGAAAAATCCTCGTTCCCACGCTCATGGGAACGAGAATAAAAGAAAATTGTGAGGCTGGAACCAACGAAAGTTTTTAATTTGGTATTTTATTTGTCAGCTTCAAATTCAAAATCGACAAGCCTAAGATTACCAGAAACAGCACCAATCCAATTGTGCAAGCATAGCTCATTTCTAGTTCTTGAAAAGCCTGCTCGTAGAGGTAATAAACAATCGTTTTGGAACTGTTTAACGGGCCTCCCTGAGTCATAATATAAACTTCTTCAAAAACTTTAGTAGCCGAGATAGCAGAAATCACAGCTACCAGCACCAGATACGGTTTCATCAACGGAATCGTAATGTCCCAGTGCTTACTGATACCATCAGAACCATCAATTGCCGCCGCTTCATAAACATCCGCTGGGATAGATTGCAACCCAGCTAGATAAATCACCATGTAATAACCTAACCCCTTCCACACCGTCACCGCCATCACGCTAAAAATTGCCCACTTAGGACTGGTTAGCCAGGGAATTCCGGATTGTAGAAATGGGATGAATCGTGTCTGGTTAATCATCTGATTTAGCAGACCATTTTCCGCATAAAGCCACTTCCAGGAAAGTCCAGCAACCACCATCGAAATTACTACGGGCGTATAATAAAAAGCTCTAAACCAGCTGATCCCACGCAGCTTTTGGTTTACTAAAATCGCCAGCATCAGAGGTGCTATAACTAAAATTGGCACCACACCAGCAAGATACAACAGTGTATTTCTGAGAGTCTGCCAAAATACCGCGTCTTTCCACAACAACCGGAAATTCTTAAAACCCACCCACTGCGGCGGTTGACTTAGATCGGTGTACTCGGTGAAGGACAGGTAAAATGCTTGTAATGCAGGCCAAAAAACGGTCAAGCCCAAGACTAATAAGGCTGGAAACAAAAACAAATATGGAATTAGTTGTTGTTTATTAACGATCCAATTTTTCGGTATCCAATGAAGCATATTAAAAGTAGTCATTGGTCATTAGTCATGGGCTAATAGCTAATAGCTATTAGTTTATTGCCATGAACGATTAATCATTAGCTATTAGCCAATAACTAATGTTTAGCAGGGTGTAGTCTATTTTACTGTTGTCTGCCTAGTAAAGCTGGTAAAGGTAGTTTAATATACATTAACGTTGGTTTAATTAGGTATAGTAAATTACAGCCTGATTTTAGCCAACGAGCATTCTAGCACCTTTACATTTTTTATTCTTATGGGAGATGTTGGAAGTGGAGCGGTTAAAACCAGTTGATCTTCAGCAGCAGATACAGGTACTGGAAACACCGTTTGATATCACGAATGCTTTGCAGGGAGAAGACGCCTGTAAAGAGAGCCGCGAAGCGGTATTGCTCGTAGCACGCGCCTTTTCTACCCTGATGAGAAACCTGCCAGGCATAGCGTACCGCCGCCGCAACGACCAGAAATGGACTATAGAGGATGTCAGCGAGGGCTGCTATCAGCTTACTGAATATCATCCCATAGAACTAATTGGAAACCAGCGAATCTCCTGGGAGCAACTCATCCATCCCGACGATCGCTCCTCAGTATGGAACGATGTACAAGCTGCTTTGGAAGAGAATAGCCAATATCAGCTGGTATACCGCATCACAACAGCCTCCGGGTTAGAAAAATGGGTTTGGGAGCAGGGTTGTGGGGTTTCAGGATCGGGAGAACTGCTAGATTTAGAAGGCTTTATTATCGACATCACCGAGCGTAAGCAAGCCGAGGAGGCCTTGCGGCAAGCAGAAGCAAAATATCGCAGTATCTTTGAAAATGCAATAGAGGGCATTTTCCAAACAACGTCACAAGGGTGTTACATCAGCGCTAATCCCGCACTGGCACGCATTTATGGATATGAGTCACCAGCTCAACTCATGGCGCGGCTAACCGATATTGAGCATCAACTATACCTCGATCCGAATCGGCGGGCATATTTTGTCCGCCTGCTGCAAGAAAACGATGCTGTTTCCGAGTTCGAGTCGGCTGTATATCGAAAAGACGGTAGTGTAATTTGGATTTCGGAAAATGCCCGTGCTGTGCGCGATCGCGAAGGCAGGTTGCTTTACTATGAAGGCACGGTGGAAGACGTTACCGAGCGCAAGCGAGTTAAAGAGCAGCTGCGAGAACGGGCATTTTACGATGCTTTGACAGGGTTGCCTAACCGAGCATTGTTCAGGGAACGCTTGAGTCAGGCGGTGGAGCGAGCTAAACAGTTTAAAGACTATTGTTTTGCTGTGTTATTTTTGGATTTAGATCGCTTCAAGCTGGTGAACGACAGTTTAGGACACCTGGTTGGCGATAAATTATTGGTAGCGCTGGCTCGCCGTCTAGAAACCTGCATCCGCACCCAAGATACCGTAGCTCGTTTGGGAGGAGACGAATTTACCATCCTCCTAGAAGGCATTGAAGATGTTAGTCACGCCACCAGTGTCGCCCAGAGAATTAACGCAGAACTCACATCCCCTTTCCACATAGACGGACACACAGTTTTCACCGCCGCCAGCATTGGTATTGCCCTCAACCGGAGAGACGAAGAGGAGGTAAGGGACAAGGGACTGGGGACAAGGGACTGGGGACAAGGGACTGAGGGACAAGGGACTGGGTACAAGGAAATCCCCAATCCCCAATCCCCAATCCCCAATCCCCAATCCCCAATCCCCAATCCCCAATCCCCAATCTCCAGCACTGAAGATGACCTTTTGCGCGATGCCGATAAAGCTTTATATCGTGCTAAAGCATTGGGTAAAGGACGCTATGAGGTGTTTGACAAAACCGTGCACCAAAGCACTCTTCCCATGTTGCAGGTAGAAACTGATCTACGGCGGGCAATTGAAAATCAAGAATTTCAAATCCAGTATCAGCCAATCGTCTCCCTTTCTAGTGGCAAGATTACAGGCTTCGAGGCGCTTTTAATGCTTTGGCATCCCCTCAAAGGCTTCGTACCCACTGCCGAGTTTATGCCAATTGCTCAAGAAACAGAATTAATGATCCCGATTGGCTGGTGGATGCTCCGCCAAGCCTGTCGTCAACTAATTTCATGGCAGCAGCAATGCCATGAGCAAAAATTAACTCTTCATGTGAATCTGTTTAAAAAGCAGTTTTTGCAACCAGACTTCCTATCGCAAATTGACCAAGCGCTTCAGGACATGAATCTCGATGGAAGTAGTTTGCATCTAGAAATTCCTGAAAGTTGCTTGCTGGAAAATGGCGAATCTGCACCACAAATTTTAGCGCAGTTAAAAAAACGTAATATTATTGTCTGTATTGATGACTTCGGCAAAGGTTATTCTTGCTTGAGTCAGTTGCATCAATTTACCGTCGATGCTCTCAAGTTTGACCGTTCGTTATTGGCAACAGACAAGCGTACCCGCGAAAATCCCTTCAGAGAAAAAAGCAATTGGAATAATGAATATAGGCTGCCAATTGTACAGGCAATTGTAATGCTGGCTCACAATCTGGGGATGAGTGCGATCGCCCAAGGCATAGAAACAGCCCAAGAGCTGGCTGAACTCCAGCAGATGAAGTGCGAATATGGTCAGGGAAACTATTTCTTTGAGCCGATGGACGCAGAATCAGTTGGAGCTTTAATAAACAGCTGTCAGCTAATTGCTAATTTCTAAGAATCTGTGTAAAACTGCTGTGAGTCGTTTATTACCAAAGAGTCGCACCGCGATGTCAGCGCCACGATGCAGCCGTTGAAACCAACCCTGCTTGGGTTACTGCAAGCTTTGATTTTTCTATCTGTGAGCTGGCTGGTAAATAAACCTTCCCGTTCTCAAAATCTTAATCTTGAACCTATTCTCCAACCTCAGACGGAAGACGGCGTGACTGTTCTGGGACAGCCGTGTGAAAATCCCTATGTAGTTGCG of the Funiculus sociatus GB2-C1 genome contains:
- a CDS encoding D-glycero-alpha-D-manno-heptose-1,7-bisphosphate 7-phosphatase — its product is MARSAVFLDRDGVLNVEAGYIHQVEDLHLIPGVAQAVRQLNDRQMFCCLVSNQSGPARGYYPASHVDALHLRLAQLLQAEAGAHLDALYYCPYLSPEEGGTNPEFTRWSTWRKPNTGMLVAAAWEHDLDITSSFMVGDKATDIDMAHNAGCTGILVQTGFGDRVLTGDYQHHTKPDYIAPDLAAAVDIILKNPRSHAHGNENKRKL
- a CDS encoding carbohydrate ABC transporter permease, which produces MTTFNMLHWIPKNWIVNKQQLIPYLFLFPALLVLGLTVFWPALQAFYLSFTEYTDLSQPPQWVGFKNFRLLWKDAVFWQTLRNTLLYLAGVVPILVIAPLMLAILVNQKLRGISWFRAFYYTPVVISMVVAGLSWKWLYAENGLLNQMINQTRFIPFLQSGIPWLTSPKWAIFSVMAVTVWKGLGYYMVIYLAGLQSIPADVYEAAAIDGSDGISKHWDITIPLMKPYLVLVAVISAISATKVFEEVYIMTQGGPLNSSKTIVYYLYEQAFQELEMSYACTIGLVLFLVILGLSILNLKLTNKIPN
- a CDS encoding sensor domain-containing protein translates to MLEVERLKPVDLQQQIQVLETPFDITNALQGEDACKESREAVLLVARAFSTLMRNLPGIAYRRRNDQKWTIEDVSEGCYQLTEYHPIELIGNQRISWEQLIHPDDRSSVWNDVQAALEENSQYQLVYRITTASGLEKWVWEQGCGVSGSGELLDLEGFIIDITERKQAEEALRQAEAKYRSIFENAIEGIFQTTSQGCYISANPALARIYGYESPAQLMARLTDIEHQLYLDPNRRAYFVRLLQENDAVSEFESAVYRKDGSVIWISENARAVRDREGRLLYYEGTVEDVTERKRVKEQLRERAFYDALTGLPNRALFRERLSQAVERAKQFKDYCFAVLFLDLDRFKLVNDSLGHLVGDKLLVALARRLETCIRTQDTVARLGGDEFTILLEGIEDVSHATSVAQRINAELTSPFHIDGHTVFTAASIGIALNRRDEEEVRDKGLGTRDWGQGTEGQGTGYKEIPNPQSPIPNPQSPIPNPQSPISSTEDDLLRDADKALYRAKALGKGRYEVFDKTVHQSTLPMLQVETDLRRAIENQEFQIQYQPIVSLSSGKITGFEALLMLWHPLKGFVPTAEFMPIAQETELMIPIGWWMLRQACRQLISWQQQCHEQKLTLHVNLFKKQFLQPDFLSQIDQALQDMNLDGSSLHLEIPESCLLENGESAPQILAQLKKRNIIVCIDDFGKGYSCLSQLHQFTVDALKFDRSLLATDKRTRENPFREKSNWNNEYRLPIVQAIVMLAHNLGMSAIAQGIETAQELAELQQMKCEYGQGNYFFEPMDAESVGALINSCQLIANF